In candidate division WOR-3 bacterium, the following are encoded in one genomic region:
- a CDS encoding ATP-binding cassette domain-containing protein encodes MTASRQGLGHDPNCETVRSCPAPAVSLRSVTVSYQEHIALRGVSLDIDRGDFCGVIGPNGAGKTTLLTIINGLGRIHSGAVTVLGERATAATFGRLRRRIGYVAQQERVDPRAPISCLEAVLVGRCGRAGLFRGLNEKDRERARATMALTGAQHLASRPVGQLSGGEARKIALTRALAQEPEILLLDEPTSNLDPRAVNELSELVVNAYRRFDLTVVMVTHHLDHLPPVANHIIMVKDARVTFTGDRTALGDARRLAELFADAA; translated from the coding sequence TCCGAATTGTGAGACAGTTCGGTCATGTCCCGCGCCGGCGGTTTCGCTCCGCTCGGTCACGGTCAGCTACCAGGAGCACATCGCCCTCCGGGGCGTCTCGCTCGACATTGACAGAGGAGATTTCTGCGGAGTCATCGGCCCGAACGGCGCGGGCAAGACCACACTTCTGACCATCATCAACGGTCTCGGCCGCATCCACTCCGGCGCGGTCACCGTCCTCGGCGAGCGAGCGACCGCGGCGACCTTCGGCCGGCTCCGCCGCCGCATCGGCTACGTCGCCCAGCAGGAACGGGTTGACCCGCGCGCCCCAATCTCCTGCCTCGAAGCCGTGCTGGTCGGCCGCTGCGGCCGCGCCGGCCTCTTCCGGGGGTTGAACGAGAAGGACCGAGAACGCGCCCGGGCGACGATGGCGCTGACCGGTGCACAGCACCTCGCCAGCCGGCCAGTCGGACAGCTCTCCGGAGGTGAGGCGCGCAAGATTGCGCTCACGCGTGCTTTGGCGCAGGAACCAGAGATACTGCTACTCGACGAGCCGACTTCAAACCTCGACCCGCGCGCGGTCAACGAGCTGAGCGAACTCGTGGTCAACGCCTATCGCCGTTTCGACCTCACCGTGGTCATGGTCACGCACCATCTCGACCACCTGCCGCCGGTCGCGAACCACATCATCATGGTCAAGGACGCCCGCGTCACGTTCACCGGTGACCGCACCGCGCTGGGCGACGCGCGCCGGCTGGCCGAGCTCTTTGCCGATGCCGCCTGA
- a CDS encoding metal ABC transporter permease — MPPELAILWKPLVAAVLGGLVCGVVGVWVVLMNIPFVGVAMSHAAFAGAVSGLLLGVNPLLAAATFCLAASFLIGPMAERADIEPNVSLGIIFSVVLGFAFLAIGLMRGPRADALSLIWGSILLVSTRDLALMSGAAAAVLLFLGLFYKEIQAVLYNREIARAVGIPERALFFAMLVLCGLSVTANLSTIGGLLIFSLIVNPPSAAYQLTYRLRTMYLLSALFGVLSCLAGLFVSWLTDAPAGAVIIVTSSVVFGLCLVFSPKRHTGKGLGTGG, encoded by the coding sequence ATGCCGCCTGAACTCGCGATCCTATGGAAGCCGCTTGTGGCCGCGGTGCTCGGCGGGCTGGTCTGCGGCGTGGTCGGGGTCTGGGTGGTGCTGATGAACATCCCCTTCGTCGGCGTGGCGATGTCGCACGCGGCCTTTGCGGGCGCGGTCTCCGGACTGCTGCTCGGCGTCAACCCGCTGCTCGCGGCCGCAACCTTCTGCCTCGCCGCGTCGTTCCTCATCGGCCCGATGGCGGAGCGCGCTGACATCGAGCCGAACGTCTCGCTCGGCATCATCTTCTCGGTCGTGCTCGGCTTTGCCTTCCTTGCCATCGGCCTGATGCGCGGCCCGCGCGCCGACGCGCTCAGTCTCATCTGGGGAAGCATCCTGCTCGTTTCCACGCGCGACCTTGCCCTGATGTCCGGTGCCGCGGCCGCGGTGCTCCTCTTCCTTGGGCTGTTCTACAAGGAAATCCAGGCAGTGCTCTACAATCGGGAGATCGCCCGCGCGGTCGGGATACCGGAGCGGGCGCTCTTCTTCGCGATGCTCGTGCTGTGCGGTCTGTCGGTGACCGCGAACCTGAGCACCATCGGCGGCCTGCTCATCTTCAGCCTCATCGTCAACCCGCCTTCAGCGGCGTACCAGCTAACCTATCGACTTCGGACGATGTACCTGCTCTCGGCCCTGTTCGGGGTGCTCTCCTGCCTGGCGGGGTTGTTCGTGTCCTGGTTGACCGACGCGCCTGCCGGCGCAGTGATAATCGTCACGTCAAGCGTTGTATTCGGACTATGCCTGGTTTTCTCGCCGAAGAGGCATACAGGCAAGGGGCTAGGGACTGGGGGCTAG
- a CDS encoding four helix bundle protein — MATTIRSYKDLVVWQQAAALVELTYTLARRLPASERFGPVSQMTRAAVSVQANIAEGHGCQHRRVFLNHLSISQGSLVELETYTILVVRLGFVRQEQVDEVQSKIGDVGRLLSALVRALRRPPRVPNPSP, encoded by the coding sequence TTGGCGACCACCATCCGGAGCTACAAGGACCTTGTAGTCTGGCAGCAGGCCGCTGCGTTGGTCGAGCTGACATACACGCTCGCGCGACGATTGCCGGCGAGCGAACGCTTCGGTCCGGTATCGCAGATGACTCGAGCTGCGGTGTCGGTGCAGGCGAATATCGCTGAAGGGCATGGCTGCCAGCACCGCCGCGTCTTCCTGAATCATCTGTCCATCAGCCAGGGATCACTGGTCGAGTTGGAAACGTATACCATCCTCGTCGTGAGGCTAGGCTTCGTACGGCAGGAACAGGTGGATGAGGTCCAGAGTAAGATCGGGGACGTGGGCCGACTGCTGAGCGCACTCGTGCGCGCGCTTCGTCGGCCACCTCGGGTTCCTAACCCTAGTCCCTAG
- a CDS encoding phosphoenolpyruvate carboxykinase (ATP): MTGELQKQLGEVLGRHVDVKVNPDRKTVIADTVARREALVAACGCLAVWTPPESTGRSPQDTVIVRRPESEKNIDWDAPNNLSIDPETFDMVFADALSTLAGKPTLYVADRTLDAEIGHALPVRVVSDRALTTLFADNMFRPVPADIAKSRFASRPYTLIVLPYDKLNPARYEGRLRKLPKTGRTSKLVIAMDMDRRLGVVYGSAYCGSVKKHMFTVMNYLLPLDGILSIHCSANEGKNGDVALLLGLSGTGKTTLSADPRRSLLGDDEHSWGNDGVANFENGCYAKLINLSPTKEPDIYNACFHKAPYLEHGAIVENAMMYPDGRFDLDDERYTANSRGSYPLSFLPNIKTPPVAGHPKTILFLTADANGVLPPVARLSRNQAMLWFLMGYTSKLAGTETGIVEPKSTFSRFFGAPFMPLNPDVYARMLGEKLDKHGTKVYLVNTGWSGGPYGVGKRMDINLTREIVESALNGSLAEVECYTDPVFHLDIPKSCPGVPDPAVLNPRNTWADKAAYDERAKKLAAEFCTQFDKAYGRKNIDAHIAAECPGK; encoded by the coding sequence ATGACCGGCGAGCTCCAGAAGCAGCTTGGCGAGGTTCTTGGCCGGCATGTGGACGTCAAGGTCAACCCGGATCGGAAGACGGTGATTGCGGACACGGTGGCGCGGCGCGAGGCGCTGGTTGCTGCGTGTGGATGTCTCGCGGTATGGACCCCGCCGGAGTCGACCGGCCGGAGCCCGCAGGATACGGTCATCGTGCGCCGGCCCGAGTCGGAGAAGAACATCGACTGGGACGCGCCGAACAACCTGTCGATCGATCCGGAGACATTCGACATGGTGTTCGCCGACGCGCTGTCGACGCTGGCCGGCAAGCCGACGCTCTACGTTGCCGACCGTACCCTCGACGCCGAGATCGGTCACGCCCTGCCGGTGCGGGTCGTGAGTGACCGGGCCCTGACGACGCTTTTCGCCGACAACATGTTCCGCCCGGTGCCTGCTGACATCGCCAAGTCACGGTTCGCGTCCCGACCTTACACGCTGATCGTCCTGCCGTACGACAAGCTCAACCCGGCCCGGTACGAGGGGCGGCTGCGGAAGCTGCCGAAGACGGGCAGGACGTCGAAGCTTGTCATTGCCATGGACATGGACCGCCGCCTCGGAGTCGTCTACGGTTCTGCCTACTGCGGCAGCGTGAAGAAGCACATGTTCACGGTGATGAACTACCTCCTGCCGCTGGACGGTATCCTCTCGATTCACTGCTCGGCCAACGAAGGGAAGAACGGCGACGTGGCCCTGTTGCTCGGGCTCTCCGGTACGGGCAAGACCACGCTTTCGGCCGACCCGCGCCGGTCGCTCCTCGGCGACGACGAGCACTCCTGGGGCAATGACGGCGTAGCCAACTTCGAGAACGGCTGCTATGCCAAGCTCATCAACCTGAGCCCGACCAAGGAGCCCGACATCTACAACGCCTGCTTCCACAAGGCGCCGTATCTCGAGCACGGCGCGATCGTGGAGAACGCGATGATGTACCCGGACGGCCGTTTTGACCTCGATGACGAGCGCTACACAGCCAACTCGCGCGGCTCGTACCCGCTGTCATTCCTTCCTAACATCAAGACGCCGCCGGTTGCCGGCCACCCGAAGACGATCCTGTTCCTGACCGCGGACGCGAACGGGGTGCTGCCGCCGGTGGCGCGCCTGAGTCGCAACCAGGCGATGCTCTGGTTCCTGATGGGCTACACCTCGAAGCTGGCGGGTACCGAGACCGGCATCGTCGAACCGAAGAGCACCTTCTCGCGTTTCTTTGGAGCGCCGTTCATGCCGTTGAACCCGGATGTCTACGCGCGGATGCTGGGGGAGAAGCTCGACAAGCACGGCACCAAGGTCTATCTCGTGAACACCGGCTGGAGCGGTGGACCCTACGGCGTCGGGAAGCGGATGGACATCAATCTGACCCGTGAGATCGTCGAGTCCGCGCTCAACGGCTCGCTCGCCGAGGTCGAATGCTACACCGACCCGGTGTTCCATCTTGACATCCCGAAGAGCTGCCCGGGCGTGCCCGATCCTGCCGTGCTCAACCCGCGCAACACCTGGGCGGACAAGGCTGCCTACGATGAGCGGGCGAAGAAGCTCGCAGCCGAGTTCTGCACCCAGTTCGACAAAGCCTACGGCAGGAAGAACATCGACGCGCACATCGCGGCAGAATGCCCGGGGAAGTGA
- a CDS encoding pyruvate, phosphate dikinase has protein sequence MKSVYRFGGGRADGSAQMKDLLGGKGANLAEMANLGLPVPAGFTISTTVCVHYMKSENYPTDLSGQVKSSLEHIEQQAGRKFGDPKAPLLLSCRSGARASMPGMMETVLNIGLCERTLPGLVAMTGNERFAYDAYRRLLTMYSDVVMEKAEGIEPSEGKGIRARLEVLLHELKERTGRKDDSDLTAADLRGLCDAYKKLIAATFGKPFPEEPEEQLWGSIRAVFRSWNGKRAVAYRRIENLPDEWGTAVNVQAMVFGNMGDTSATGVAFTRNPATGDAQFYGEWLRNAQGEDVVAGIRTPNPLNSASRNVRNEAMESLETAMPELYAELDKYRTQLEKHFRDMQDLEFTIENGKLYMLQTRTGKRTGVAALNTAMDMLDEKLIDERTALRRVQPSQLDELLHPILDPAAEKDAALLGEGLPAGPGGASGRVVFTAAEAVAWSRRVQPDPVILVREETSPEDIDGMRAAAGILTARGGMTSHAALVARGWGKCCVVGAKDTKVDAAAKKLTIHGKIFTEGDWLTLNGTRGRVYAGKVAMMDATEQPRFQQFMELADKYRRMVVRTNAETPADAALARRLGAGGIGLFRTEHMFYGKGSDVPLFLLRKMILSRTTIERRAALDELFVHVKAVVKGTLEAMDGLPVTIRLLDPPLHEFVPKAADKQTALAESLGVTVDDVRKRGEDLHEANPMMGHRGVRLGITYPEVTEMQARAIFEAAAELLAAKKQPVPEIMVPVTCAAKELEHQNAIIARVHDEVCKKAGRQRIPHLVGTMIEIPRAALLADEMARAAEFFSFGTNDLTQMTFGFSRDDIGAFLPEYIDKRLLQADPFQTIDQPSVGKLIEMAVKKGRAARPGLKVGICGEHGGDPESVKFCWRVGMDYVSCSPFRVPIARLAAAQATIEDEANPGIEKRS, from the coding sequence ATGAAATCGGTCTATCGCTTCGGCGGCGGCCGGGCCGACGGCTCGGCGCAGATGAAGGATTTGCTCGGCGGCAAGGGCGCGAACCTGGCAGAGATGGCCAATCTCGGCCTGCCGGTTCCGGCCGGGTTTACGATTTCCACTACGGTCTGCGTCCACTACATGAAGAGCGAAAACTACCCGACGGACCTCTCCGGTCAGGTGAAGTCGAGCCTTGAGCACATCGAGCAGCAGGCGGGACGGAAGTTCGGCGACCCCAAGGCGCCCCTGCTCTTGTCGTGCCGTTCAGGCGCGCGGGCATCGATGCCCGGGATGATGGAAACCGTGCTGAACATCGGGCTCTGCGAGCGCACCCTGCCCGGGCTTGTCGCGATGACCGGCAATGAACGGTTTGCTTATGATGCATACCGCCGACTGCTGACGATGTACTCTGACGTTGTGATGGAGAAGGCCGAGGGCATCGAGCCGTCTGAGGGCAAGGGCATCAGGGCCCGGCTGGAGGTTCTGCTGCACGAACTGAAGGAGCGGACCGGGCGCAAGGACGATTCTGATCTTACTGCCGCGGACCTCAGGGGGTTGTGCGACGCGTACAAGAAGCTCATCGCCGCGACGTTCGGCAAGCCGTTCCCGGAGGAACCCGAGGAGCAGTTGTGGGGCAGCATCCGCGCCGTCTTCCGGAGCTGGAACGGCAAGCGGGCAGTAGCCTATCGTCGCATCGAGAACCTGCCCGACGAATGGGGCACGGCGGTGAACGTGCAGGCGATGGTGTTCGGCAACATGGGCGACACTTCGGCGACCGGCGTGGCGTTCACGCGCAACCCGGCGACCGGGGACGCTCAGTTCTACGGTGAGTGGCTGCGCAACGCGCAGGGCGAGGACGTCGTGGCCGGCATCCGTACGCCCAACCCGTTGAACTCGGCGAGCCGCAACGTGCGCAACGAGGCGATGGAGAGCCTGGAGACGGCGATGCCAGAGCTCTATGCAGAGCTGGACAAGTACCGGACGCAACTGGAGAAGCACTTCCGCGACATGCAGGACCTTGAGTTCACCATCGAGAACGGCAAGCTCTACATGCTCCAGACACGGACCGGCAAGCGCACCGGGGTCGCGGCGCTGAATACCGCGATGGACATGCTGGATGAGAAGTTGATCGACGAGCGGACCGCGCTCCGGCGCGTGCAGCCGTCCCAGCTCGACGAGCTGCTCCACCCTATTCTCGACCCGGCTGCCGAGAAAGACGCGGCGCTGCTGGGCGAGGGGTTGCCGGCCGGGCCGGGCGGCGCGTCCGGCCGCGTGGTGTTCACGGCGGCCGAGGCGGTTGCGTGGTCACGTCGCGTCCAGCCGGACCCGGTCATCCTCGTCCGCGAGGAGACGTCACCCGAGGACATCGACGGGATGCGGGCCGCCGCCGGCATCCTGACGGCGCGCGGCGGGATGACGTCGCACGCGGCCCTGGTGGCGCGGGGCTGGGGCAAATGCTGCGTCGTCGGCGCCAAGGACACGAAGGTCGATGCGGCGGCAAAGAAGCTCACGATCCATGGCAAGATCTTCACCGAGGGTGACTGGCTGACCTTGAACGGGACCCGGGGCCGCGTGTATGCGGGAAAGGTGGCGATGATGGACGCGACCGAGCAGCCGCGGTTCCAGCAGTTCATGGAACTGGCCGACAAGTACCGCAGGATGGTAGTTCGCACCAACGCCGAGACGCCGGCCGACGCAGCGCTGGCGCGGCGGCTGGGTGCGGGCGGCATCGGGCTCTTCCGCACTGAGCATATGTTCTACGGCAAGGGCAGCGACGTGCCGCTCTTCCTGCTGCGTAAGATGATCCTGTCGCGGACGACGATAGAGAGGCGGGCCGCGCTCGATGAGCTGTTCGTCCACGTCAAGGCAGTGGTCAAGGGAACGCTGGAGGCGATGGACGGCTTGCCCGTGACAATCCGGTTGCTCGACCCGCCCCTGCATGAGTTCGTGCCGAAGGCAGCAGACAAACAGACGGCGCTGGCAGAGTCGCTAGGCGTGACGGTCGATGACGTGCGCAAACGCGGTGAGGACCTGCACGAAGCGAACCCGATGATGGGTCACCGCGGCGTCCGCCTCGGCATCACCTATCCCGAGGTGACCGAGATGCAGGCGCGGGCGATTTTCGAGGCCGCGGCCGAGCTGCTGGCCGCGAAGAAGCAGCCCGTGCCGGAGATTATGGTGCCGGTGACCTGCGCGGCGAAGGAGCTCGAGCACCAGAACGCCATCATCGCGCGGGTGCATGACGAGGTCTGCAAGAAGGCGGGCCGGCAGCGGATACCGCACCTGGTCGGTACGATGATCGAGATACCGCGCGCGGCCCTGCTCGCCGACGAGATGGCTCGCGCGGCCGAGTTCTTCTCGTTCGGAACCAACGACCTGACCCAGATGACCTTCGGTTTCAGTCGCGACGACATCGGCGCGTTCCTGCCGGAGTACATTGACAAGCGGCTGCTCCAGGCCGATCCGTTCCAGACCATCGACCAGCCCTCGGTCGGCAAGCTCATCGAGATGGCAGTGAAGAAGGGCCGCGCGGCCCGGCCCGGCCTGAAGGTCGGCATCTGCGGAGAGCATGGCGGGGACCCGGAATCGGTGAAGTTCTGCTGGCGTGTCGGCATGGACTACGTGAGCTGCTCGCCGTTCCGCGTGCCGATTGCGCGGCTGGCAGCGGCGCAGGCCACCATCGAGGACGAGGCTAACCCCGGGATAGAGAAAAGGAGCTAG
- a CDS encoding DUF2007 domain-containing protein, producing MAIKAIYRPADELMANAVRDLFEENGIPAMIRSFQIPAYDGLARIMRPVWGEVLVDEEDMAKAKELLDAFLSTDAGEAGKQE from the coding sequence GTGGCAATTAAGGCTATCTACCGGCCCGCCGATGAGTTGATGGCGAACGCGGTCCGCGACCTGTTCGAAGAGAACGGGATTCCGGCGATGATACGTTCGTTCCAGATTCCGGCCTATGACGGTCTGGCCCGTATCATGCGCCCGGTCTGGGGCGAGGTGCTGGTGGACGAGGAGGATATGGCCAAGGCCAAGGAACTCCTCGACGCCTTTCTCTCCACGGATGCCGGCGAAGCCGGCAAGCAGGAGTAG
- a CDS encoding saccharopine dehydrogenase, with the protein MKFLVIGAGMQARAVSYDLVRQEDVDEVRVCDVDPARLSSLKRWLRSGKVRTFKADAGDRQRMTELMKPCDVAVSCVPYFFNLGLARAAVATQTHFCDLGGNNDVVNAELALGVQAKKADVTIVPDCGLAPGMVSILAADGVARLRRTDSIRIRVGGLPRKPRPPLNYALVFSANGLINEYVESCLVLRNGRLAWREPLADVEELAFPKPFGKLEAFNTSGGSSTLPYTYRGKVKSLDYKTIRYPGHCAKVRLLFDLGLTDMKPIEVDGKRVIPRHLLIQRLEAVLPWEKDDVVLLRVEVEGKGQRGKGIEGSSGGRTIRYELVDYADKRSGLTAMERTTGFSAAIVALMLGRGQIKCAGAFTGENCVPSAAYIRELRRRGLRLRVSQA; encoded by the coding sequence ATGAAGTTTCTTGTCATTGGAGCCGGGATGCAGGCGCGGGCTGTGTCATACGATCTGGTGCGTCAGGAGGACGTTGACGAGGTCAGAGTCTGCGACGTTGATCCAGCGCGGCTGAGCAGTCTCAAGCGATGGCTGCGCAGCGGGAAGGTGAGGACGTTCAAGGCCGATGCCGGGGATCGGCAGCGCATGACCGAATTGATGAAGCCCTGTGACGTCGCGGTCAGTTGCGTCCCGTACTTCTTCAACCTTGGTCTGGCGCGCGCGGCAGTCGCGACCCAGACGCACTTCTGCGATCTGGGTGGGAACAATGACGTGGTGAATGCGGAGCTGGCGCTCGGCGTCCAAGCAAAGAAGGCCGACGTCACTATCGTGCCGGACTGTGGATTGGCGCCGGGAATGGTGAGTATCCTGGCCGCGGACGGCGTCGCGCGGCTGAGGCGGACCGACTCGATCCGGATCCGCGTGGGCGGGCTGCCGCGCAAGCCGAGGCCGCCGCTCAACTACGCGCTCGTGTTCTCGGCCAACGGACTAATCAACGAGTACGTTGAGTCATGCCTGGTGCTGCGAAACGGCAGACTGGCGTGGCGTGAACCACTGGCCGACGTTGAGGAGCTGGCGTTCCCCAAGCCCTTCGGAAAGCTCGAGGCATTCAACACCTCGGGTGGCTCTTCGACACTGCCCTACACGTACCGCGGCAAGGTGAAGTCGCTTGACTACAAGACGATCCGTTACCCGGGCCACTGCGCCAAAGTCCGGCTGCTCTTCGACCTCGGGCTGACCGACATGAAGCCGATTGAGGTGGACGGCAAGCGTGTCATCCCGCGCCACCTGCTGATTCAGCGACTGGAGGCGGTGCTACCTTGGGAGAAGGATGACGTGGTGCTGCTCAGGGTGGAGGTAGAAGGGAAGGGACAGAGGGGCAAAGGGATAGAGGGATCTAGTGGCGGAAGAACGATCAGGTACGAACTCGTGGACTACGCGGACAAACGAAGCGGGTTGACGGCGATGGAGCGGACGACCGGCTTCTCGGCAGCGATTGTGGCGTTGATGCTCGGCCGTGGACAGATCAAGTGTGCCGGTGCATTCACCGGGGAGAATTGTGTCCCGTCGGCTGCCTACATACGCGAGCTGCGCCGGCGCGGCCTGCGCCTGCGCGTGAGCCAAGCCTGA